A window from Brachyhypopomus gauderio isolate BG-103 chromosome 6, BGAUD_0.2, whole genome shotgun sequence encodes these proteins:
- the LOC143516406 gene encoding oncoprotein-induced transcript 3 protein-like: protein MSSGGYTPLILGGSHPLIEDGTVTREIYGTTNYYYLWYWGYWDYGWYNNQCRYYTSNPIQVKACPGHYYVYKLVKPKLSIPLPTYTTVAFNSHTSYDPCNDYTSLDQPWRANTAPGLGVCDVNFNWNGWYRLLYYGMDIRMAESCVDVYRCGSYYTLWLNGPHPQVEDGVVTRQVCANAGSDCCFYKSNPIRVKACPGNFYVYEIVKPMTCNMAYCADASNISPVSTNVSSGTQNTTMSKWLYTSIL, encoded by the exons ATGTCATCTGGTGGATACACCCCACTGATACTTGGTGGTTCACATCCCCTTATTGAGGATGGAACTGTGACCAGAGAAATCTATGGGACCACTAACTACTACTACTTGTGGTACTGGGGGTACTGGGATTATGGGTGGTATAATAACCAGTGTAGATATTACACATCCAACCCAATCCAGGTGAAAGCCTGTCCAGGACATTACTACGTCTACAAACTGGTCAAGCCAAAATTGTCAATTCCTCTGCCGAcatacactacag TTGCTTTCAACAGTCATACATCTTATGACCCCTGCAATGATTACACCTCCCTGGACCAACCCTGGAGAGCCAATACTGCACCTGGGTTGGGAGTTTGTGATGTCAACTTCAACTGGAACGGCTGGTACCGTCTGCTGTACTATGGGATGGACATCCGTATGGCAGAGAGCTGTGTTGATGTCTACAGATGTGGTTCTTACTACACTCTGTGGCTCAATGGTCCTCATCCTCAGGTAGAGGATGGAGTGGTCACCCGCCAGGTCTGTGCAAATGCAGGATCTGACTGCTGCTTCTACAAGTCCAATCCAATTCGTGTTAAAGCATGTCCAGGCAATTTCTATGTGTATGAGATTGTCAAGCCAATGACCTGCAACATGGCTTACTGTGCAG ATGCTAGTAACATAAGTCCTGTGTCTACAAATGTGTCCAGtggaacacaaaacacaaccatGAGTAAGTGGCTTTACACTTCCATCTTGTAG